One stretch of Deinococcus aerophilus DNA includes these proteins:
- the scpB gene encoding SMC-Scp complex subunit ScpB, protein MNGPAAPGTPALIGAALLAAGRPVMAREIASVLGVTEQTAQKELEQFGRRLEAAGLGFEMEAVAGGYRLIVPPTLAARLAPLLSPPALPALSSAALEVLAVIAYRQPVTRAEIEAMRGGSAGTVVTLQERELVKVLGRSDSVGGPLLYGTTERFLLEFGLGSLDDLPPLQDAGFSHLLRS, encoded by the coding sequence ATGAACGGCCCCGCCGCTCCCGGAACCCCGGCGCTGATTGGCGCCGCGCTGCTCGCCGCCGGACGGCCGGTCATGGCGCGAGAGATCGCCTCCGTCCTGGGGGTGACCGAGCAGACGGCGCAGAAGGAACTCGAACAGTTTGGCCGCCGTCTGGAAGCGGCCGGGCTGGGCTTTGAGATGGAGGCGGTTGCGGGAGGGTACCGCCTGATCGTGCCGCCCACCCTGGCCGCCCGGCTGGCTCCGCTGCTCTCGCCGCCCGCCCTGCCTGCTCTCAGCAGCGCCGCGCTGGAGGTGCTGGCCGTGATCGCCTACCGGCAACCGGTGACCCGCGCCGAGATCGAGGCCATGCGCGGCGGCAGTGCGGGAACCGTGGTCACTCTGCAGGAACGCGAACTGGTCAAGGTGCTGGGCCGCTCGGACAGCGTGGGGGGACCACTGCTGTACGGCACCACCGAACGCTTTCTGCTGGAGTTCGGCCTGGGCAGCCTGGACGACCTGCCCCCCCTGCAGGACGCCGGTTTTTCACACCTGCTGCGCAGCTGA